The genomic window CTGTCATTACTGTATATAAAGTTCCAGTTGGTCTACTAGCACACCTTCATCAGTATTAAAATGTCCTGAAGTACAAATTCTCACTTCCACATCATCCATAGTAGCTATATCCAACTCCCTATAGAACCATGGTAGGTTGGGGTTGTCACAACAAGTGTTACCAGCAGGACAGTCTAGACCATCCCACAAAGGGTCAGACAGGTAATAAAGAGAAGAATCAGGAACTTCATCACTACCAGACTCACAGTAATAATTTGAACTGATGAAAGGTATTGGCTCTAGCCCAGAAGCACAAGGACAGATATTACTACCAGTTCTCTCATTGCTGCCAACACCATACGACCATATGTGTTGACTGTAATTGTTACTAGTTATAGATAATCCATCAACCCCAGCTAATGTGTTAACAAGTGATATGCCAAATCCATCAATTTCTCCTTTCTGATAACCTCTAGCCATTCCACAAACTTTCTGGTATCGTATTCCTTTAGAGGAGAATAGAACAGGATAACATCCACTACTGTCACTTGGTGATCTACAGAAACTAATGCTATCTTGTGAGCTCTTGTTCCATCCAGTTGGACATTCATCTCCTCTGGTAATGTTAACACTAGCAATTCTAGTCCATCCACCAATATTACCACATTCTGATCGTTGCTCCATATCACAGTATACATCACGTAAAGGATTAATAAGCCAATAATATCCTGACCTGTTGTGAGTTTGTGGATTTCTGTCATAAATCACCCTACAGGATCCACCAGAATAAAAAGGAGCATCAAATTGGTAAGGATCACATTGTTCAGTAGCTGCTGCCAACATTGTAGCACTGTACAACAATACTGATAGCACAGAAAGTATCATCTTGTATGGGTGTCTACCAATAAAAGTAATGCACAAAAATTATGTGTATGAACGAATGCACACACCATACACGTATAATTGTAATGCGACTGTAGAATTACTGGTATTCATGTACGTATCACAGTTATACACCAATTATTAGAACCAGTAACCTATATTATGTAAGTACAATATATAGTCATTAGGGTTTAATGTGCATCATAACCACTAAGTCATCAAAATTATTATATAAACAATAGTGCTAATACCTGGTACTAATACCtataatatgtactgtacaatttTCTTAAGCACGTATCTGTCACGTAGAGATTTCAGTTGTCAAAACATGTAAGCATAATATATTGACTTCCTGTTATGGTTTGCAGTTGAGAATATGTACAGAATGTTTATGAAGTATGCTGAATATACATTGTAGAATGTCTACTCAGATCATATATATTCAATGGAaaagtgtgccaaatttggtCAAAGTGCATGTTATCATAGCCGgcaataattatgtaatgctCTAGTAGGATTTGGGAAAAAAATAGGCTATCTgtatttggattgtgtataagATTAATTTTGTCAATCATGAAGAGAAACAATTGTGTCATCATCATTGGAGCTACAGATATCACTGGAATGATCACTCTCACTGCCATCTTCCAATTATGAGGAAACAAATGGatcatcatcgtcatcactTTCAACTTCATAGTCTTCTAAGTCTTTGATGTTTATTTCATTGTCTTCTGACCCATCTATAATTGCAACAGAAACTCCACATTTCTTGAACCCCTGATCACCATATCTTTTGGCAGCAACTTCTTTCAAGGCTTGTCCAACCATTTAGTCATCAGGATTCTCTGTTCACTTGCTGTAAAGTTACGATGCAAGTAATCACTGACATTTGCCTCCATGTGAGTGGTAGCAAGTTCATCAATCGCCCGTTTGAAAGGACCATTACAAATTGCATCCAACGGTTGGACAAGACTGGTACAACCTGGGGGAACAAGGACAGTAATGGTATTGCATTCATCTTTCAGCATGGCTATCACAGATGGAGTTTACTGGGCTTTGTGATGGTCATGCAACAGCATCATTTTGCCATTGACATTGTGCTTCCAATGATTACGTACCCAGTGCTTCATGCAGGGTTCATCACACCAGGCCTTCGCTTGAAATTTAACACCAACACATCAATCATACTTAAGCTGCTCTCTGAATGAGATACGTTTTCCAGTTCCTCTAAAAATCACAAATGGTTTTACTCTTGGAACACCATCTACAAATAAGGTAAGCTGGACTGTGTACTGATGCTTATCCAGGCCAGAACTCCCACCTTGAACCAACACAGTTTTTGCACTTTTGTCTTCATATGTAGGCCCGTTTGTAAAAGTGAATGGCAGAGGTGTTTGGTCAACATTAGCCACATTACTGGTGTCTAACTGACCAAGCTTTCCTATCTGTGGTGCTTCCTGATGAATCTTTCAATGGAAGTTTGAATCAACTACTTCTTTGCTGTTCGTACATTCTGTGCTTTATTTGTTGGACGCCATAAACTGATGCTATAACGCCGCTTGAATACATCAAACCATGCATCAGAAAACTTGAACTGAGAGCCCGTTTCTGTTGCTTGAAGTAGCTGTTCCCCCCCCCTTTTTTAAACTACCACCTTTTAACTTTTACTCTTCTTTGTCTGTGGTTTCAATATTCACAGTATAGAGTGTCTTCCATTGCTGGGTATTGCGGTGTTTGATCAAACTCAACATGTTTGCGGCCATTTCTGCAGGCCCATACCTTTCTCTCATCCTTTATCCAATGAAGCACAGTTTTCGAGTTCAAATCAAAAGTTTTTACATGTCTGATACGAATCTCATCCATTATTCCAGTACCATTGTGTAACATTCAACTTCTCTTCTCTGCTATAACTTCGCCACGTGTTTGACCATGTGTGCCTATCAGCCATGATTAGTGAAAAGAAACAAGCATGCGCTTAACAGATAATATGTGCTTAATATATATgtgcgcttaacaaccagagTCTATGGTATCATGAAATTTATTTCaccatcatgcaagcctaatagTTAAGGTGATGTGagctaaacagcagaattgcatcTAAGGTAAACCTTGAGAATTCATTTAAAACAAAATGATCAGCTCTATGGTATACTATTTCAAGTTTCTGAATATCTGGTATGGTGTGTGGACACCACACTGTGGATGCGTATTCAATTGTTGGTCTGACGTACTGAACTGAAGTATGCTTGTACATCAGAACATTGTCTTGATTTTCTTTGCAGGAATGCAAGCGTAGGTCTAGCTTGATTGCAAATACATGCAATGTGGTCTGACCAGGAGAGGTTACAATTAACTAATAGTATTGCCAAGGTATTTAGTAGTTGCCACTTTCTTCATAGTATGGTGTTATTCAGTATGAATTTTGTATGTAGTCTTTGGCCGGATGCTGCTGACGAATACTGCTGCCTTGAACGCTGGTGCATTGTGTACACCTAGAGTATTTAATTGCCTACCGCTGGGTATAAAAAGTTGGTATATTTTGTTCTAAACAAGATTCCCGTAGGTTGGCACACAACTAGGCCGATGAATGATTGCTTTCACTAACTAGCTATCTATGATCTGGCTTTGCCATGGTGTCATGATGAACCAGAGCAGTGTTCGAAATACTGTATTAAAATTGATCTGTCACAATGTCTGGACAAAGCAGTAAATGAACTGCCAAATTATAAATTAGTCTTGCATCACGGTTCTAGTTTGACCCATACACCAGATTAACACACGGAGCAAGTGCTGAAAGTACTGTAACAATGTCGTAACATAATGTACACACTGTTTCTAGTCAAGTACAGCAGGAAAACAGGAGTTTTAATTTAAGCTATTACAATGAAGTTACAAGGATCCCACAAGTCAGAGGTAAAACTGGTAAACAAGGTTAtaccataattcactttatttccGTACAAAAATTTttggtgataaaaattttcgtgtaaaaagtattttcgtatgatttacgtgaatgactgctctattagagtatttcgatcttgtaaaacaatttttgtgcaagaaattttcatacaaattttgaatacgaaaattattttacaaaaagcaaattacagtaaatACATTTTATATCTTCATAGCTGACAAGTACAAGTAGGATGGTGTTCAAACCTCAATGTTTGTGTGAGGTAGGCTTGTGGTCACCCACAGAACATCAACAAATTACTTAATGAAATTCCACTGTCTTTGTAAGGCTGCTCATCAGTATAATTGACCTGAAATATGCAATATTGACTGGAAATTGTCCGGTTGTCAGATGTTATTTCGAGCCCTGCAGAGCAGTTATACatatcatgactttattcactGTTTCTTTGACTTAGTGGGGGGCTGACCATCTTTGGTGGCAGGTGGTCTGAAGCTAGACTAGTCTTGTACCAGTGGGGGGCTTTTTACAGGTCTCaagttcaccagaattaattaTAGGCACAATTTGAAGTATATCACCAACTAgtttagttaaagtatttaaaacaggctaCTTGCAGTTTATACAAACTCTTGCGGCAATGTTGATTAACTACTGGGTTAGGCCAGGCAAATTtgaattgtttctcatccacaataATTTGGATTACCCTCCCCCCCCCCGgttaaagccttttaagaactatacTTACATACATGTGGCTACAAGTGCAAGTGAGTTTGccgtgctgtaaaatgatagcctgACAGCGGCGTTGCCAGACCCGGGAAGTCAGGGCATTGCTCGGGAATTTGTCCTAGCTACCCAGAGTAACTATAAGGAGGTGGGCTGAATCACTAATGAACAATCAATATACAACAATAGCTAACACAACTTACTGTGTGTCTACTTTGCAAATGCTTTCTTTCTGGCTGGCCAGCAGTAGCCGGGTCAAGTTGAGCCGGGTCTCTCCCTgaggttttagttatagttatatcccggtacgagggtgatatcattgttattacacgagtccgaggcggagccgaggacgagtataataacaatgatatcatccgagtatacgggatataactgttttatatcccagtgcgcgggagtgcgcagaagtttacggatagtaaattaagttccggtttgagttcctgtcactgtgctcaagatttcgtccgaattgtgtggagattctacttcgtagctacaagagagaccttacatactgcctacaaattgtagcgaagggcggtgttatgaagcagcggttccaggtacgattcgccttcgtcagaaattggtatggtggtgtcgcgtggtgtgcaagagagaaataaagaccaacaagtggctaccatattattattattattattattattatcaaatttaccacaatggaaggcatacacaaaaggcaaagcctgtacaaggtgtcagccacaaaaaagaacactacaactacaaaaatatacaacaaacaaataattacaaaactgcacaacaatacaaaaacatcaattaacacacacataatggta from Dysidea avara chromosome 2, odDysAvar1.4, whole genome shotgun sequence includes these protein-coding regions:
- the LOC136246241 gene encoding uncharacterized protein, with product MILSVLSVLLYSATMLAAATEQCDPYQFDAPFYSGGSCRVIYDRNPQTHNRSGYYWLINPLRDVYCDMEQRSECGNIGGWTRIASVNITRGDECPTGWNKSSQDSISFCRSPSDSSGCYPVLFSSKGIRYQKVCGMARGYQKGEIDGFGISLVNTLAGVDGLSITSNNYSQHIWSYGVGSNERTGSNICPCASGLEPIPFISSNYYCESGSDEVPDSSLYYLSDPLWDGLDCPAGNTCCDNPNLPWFYRELDIATMDDVEVRICTSGHFNTDEGVLVDQLELYIQ